A section of the Perognathus longimembris pacificus isolate PPM17 chromosome 7, ASM2315922v1, whole genome shotgun sequence genome encodes:
- the Tmem59 gene encoding transmembrane protein 59 isoform X5, protein MAAPRGNYWVRARLGLPPLLLLTMALAGGSGTASAEAFDSVLGDTASCHRACQLTYPLHTYPKVPASLYTVDHTEEELYACQRGCRLFSICQFVDDGIDLNRTKLECESACTEAYSQPDEQYACHLGCQDQLPFAELRQEQLMSLMPKMHLLFPLTLVRSFWSDMMDSAQSFITSSWTFYLQADDGKIVIFQSKPEIQYAPQLEQEATNLGESSLSKMSSDLHMRSSQAHRNSLEDGESDGFLRCLSLYEFFLILCIEDKYGLSKRLTFPFLIFCYPLPLHSGISLFPSQ, encoded by the exons ATGGCGGCGCCGAGAGGGAATTACTGGGTCCGGGCCCGCCTGGGACTCCCGCCGCTGCTGCTGTTGACCATGGCTCTGGCTGGGGGCTCGGGCACCGCTTCGGCTGAAGCGTTTGACTCGGTCCTGGGTGATACGGCGTCCTGCCACCGGGCCTGTCAATTGACCTACCCCTTGCACACCTACCCCAAG GTGCCTGCCAGTTTGTACACAGTGGATCACACA GAAGAGGAGTTGTATGCATGTCAGAGAGGTTGCAGGCTGTTTTCAATTTGTCAGTTTGTGGATGATGGAATTGATTTAAATCGGACCAAATTGGAATGTGAATCTG caTGTACAGAAGCTTATTCCCAGCCTGATGAGCAATATGCTTGCCATCTCGGATGCCAAGATCAGCTGCCATTTGCTGAACTAAGACAAGAACAA CTAATGTCCCTGATGCCAAAAATGCACCTCCTCTTCCCTCTGACTCTGGTGCGGTCATTCTGGAGTGACATGATGGATTCTGCACAGAGCTTCATAACCTCTTCATGGACCTTTTATCTTCAAGCTGATGATGGGAAGATAGTGATATTCCAG TCTAAGCCAGAAATTCAGTATGCACCACAGTTGGAGCAGGAGGCTACAAATTTGGGAGAATCCTCTCTGAGCAAAATGTCct CAGATCTGCACATGAGAAGTTCACAAGCACACAGGAACTCTCTTGAAGATGGAGAAAGTGATGGCTTTTTGAGATGCCTCTCTCTGTATGAATTCTTTCTTATTCTATGTATAGAAGATAAATATGGTTTGTCTAAGAGACTAACGtttcctttcttaattttttgttatCCTCTCCCTCTTCATAGTGGTATAAGCT